In Thunnus thynnus chromosome 13, fThuThy2.1, whole genome shotgun sequence, the following proteins share a genomic window:
- the LOC137196055 gene encoding putative monooxygenase p33MONOX isoform X2, protein MSGPGDLPALEASGMGGMRLPIGMTRRALSYDDNLEAPMSTPPHDININNLWRRPVVPERKFSHLAEEDESGAVSQSTVPDNAPSRSPGVVKAKASSIIMNSLITKQTHDSMYKFEQKAGLTDASYMPHKGLTAEDTRHLHRMPESFQKMQIQSMEAKEERQNSSAQSTPSNTPHSSPKQKRRSWFNSTGSEVSMSSSNSSVDMGAADMAAAAGGGGVVGGVVERWGVFGPRPFVQKSASDLGSDNTTGGFALQAYRGAQKPSPIEVMKSQATRLADNPAAQKVSPPKMEIPTVDGRRQGARPHKLKPRDMNILTPSGF, encoded by the exons ATGTCTGGCCCAGGCGACTTACCAG CCTTAGAAGCTTCCGGGATGGGCGGGATGAGGCTTCCCATCGGGATGACCCGACGGGCGCTCAGCTACGACGACAACCTGGAAGCCCCCATGTCCACGCCCCCCCAtgacatcaacatcaacaaccTGTGGAGACGACCAGTCGTACCGGAGAGGAAATTCTCACACCTGGCCGAG GAGGATGAGAGCGGTGCAGTGAGTCAGTCTACAGTGCCAGACAACGCCCCCTCCAGGTCACCAGGTGTAGTGAAAGCCAAGGCCTCATCCATCATCATGAACTCCCTCATCACCA AACAGACTCACGATAGTATGTACAAGTTTGAGCAGAAGGCGGGGTTAACCGACGCCAGCTACATGCCCCACAAAGGCCTGACCGCTGAGGACACACGACACCTTCACCGCATGCCCGAATCCTTCCAG AAAATGCAGATCCAGAGCATGGAGGCCAAAGAAGAGCGGCAGAATTCCTCCGCCCAGTCTACCCCATCCAACACACCACACAGCTCCCCGAAACAAAAGCGCAg GAGCTGGTTCAACAGTacggggtcagaggtcagcatgAGCTCCTCCAACAGCAGCGTGGACATGGGAGCAGCAGAcatggcagcagcagcgggaggaggaggagtcgtCGGAGGTGTGGTCGAACGGTGGGGCGTGTTTGGGCCGCGCCCGTTCGTCCAGAAGTCGGCCTCTGACCTGGGATCCGACAACACAACCGGAG GCTTTGCGCTGCAGGCGTACCGTGGCGCCCAGAAGCCATCCCCCATAGAGGTAATGAAGTCACAGGCCACGCGGCTGGCTGACAACCCCGCCGCTCAGAAGGTGTCCCCGCCCAAAATGGAGATTCCCACAGTGGACGGTCGGAGGCAGGGAGCGCGACCACACAAGCTCAAACCCAGAGACATGAACATCCTGACGCCCTCCGGCTTCTAG
- the LOC137196055 gene encoding putative monooxygenase p33MONOX isoform X1 has translation MSGPGDLPALEASGMGGMRLPIGMTRRALSYDDNLEAPMSTPPHDININNLWRRPVVPERKFSHLAEEDESGAVSQSTVPDNAPSRSPGVVKAKASSIIMNSLITKQTHDSMYKFEQKAGLTDASYMPHKGLTAEDTRHLHRMPESFQKMQIQSMEAKEERQNSSAQSTPSNTPHSSPKQKRRSWFNSTGSEVSMSSSNSSVDMGAADMAAAAGGGGVVGGVVERWGVFGPRPFVQKSASDLGSDNTTGAGFALQAYRGAQKPSPIEVMKSQATRLADNPAAQKVSPPKMEIPTVDGRRQGARPHKLKPRDMNILTPSGF, from the exons ATGTCTGGCCCAGGCGACTTACCAG CCTTAGAAGCTTCCGGGATGGGCGGGATGAGGCTTCCCATCGGGATGACCCGACGGGCGCTCAGCTACGACGACAACCTGGAAGCCCCCATGTCCACGCCCCCCCAtgacatcaacatcaacaaccTGTGGAGACGACCAGTCGTACCGGAGAGGAAATTCTCACACCTGGCCGAG GAGGATGAGAGCGGTGCAGTGAGTCAGTCTACAGTGCCAGACAACGCCCCCTCCAGGTCACCAGGTGTAGTGAAAGCCAAGGCCTCATCCATCATCATGAACTCCCTCATCACCA AACAGACTCACGATAGTATGTACAAGTTTGAGCAGAAGGCGGGGTTAACCGACGCCAGCTACATGCCCCACAAAGGCCTGACCGCTGAGGACACACGACACCTTCACCGCATGCCCGAATCCTTCCAG AAAATGCAGATCCAGAGCATGGAGGCCAAAGAAGAGCGGCAGAATTCCTCCGCCCAGTCTACCCCATCCAACACACCACACAGCTCCCCGAAACAAAAGCGCAg GAGCTGGTTCAACAGTacggggtcagaggtcagcatgAGCTCCTCCAACAGCAGCGTGGACATGGGAGCAGCAGAcatggcagcagcagcgggaggaggaggagtcgtCGGAGGTGTGGTCGAACGGTGGGGCGTGTTTGGGCCGCGCCCGTTCGTCCAGAAGTCGGCCTCTGACCTGGGATCCGACAACACAACCGGAG CAGGCTTTGCGCTGCAGGCGTACCGTGGCGCCCAGAAGCCATCCCCCATAGAGGTAATGAAGTCACAGGCCACGCGGCTGGCTGACAACCCCGCCGCTCAGAAGGTGTCCCCGCCCAAAATGGAGATTCCCACAGTGGACGGTCGGAGGCAGGGAGCGCGACCACACAAGCTCAAACCCAGAGACATGAACATCCTGACGCCCTCCGGCTTCTAG